In one bacterium genomic region, the following are encoded:
- a CDS encoding biotin/lipoyl-binding protein — translation MADAPVQETSVQGPAAKSAIPVRAPAPPPPAGDGAGAGAPARAPEAGWHFLQPRWRTRRIVSISVAAILLILIAAGVRYYRLNAGFVRTDNAQTAGDVAPVSARITGTVSRVAVSENDFVKAGAVLVEVDPTDYRLALEHARAQLAAARAQTEATRMAVAAQGEQFRAAVANAEAGLQLAEPHLSQAEAQLRMSGQTSPAQIAQARAQVTTAQANVQAAKSDLDTAARNLGRDRTLLSQGAISAQQLDTDAATYESARARYQASQDALRQARDGLLAAQASHEQVTIARHDVDAKRGEVSQARAQLQQAATGQTLVQQRARELAVAEAQAG, via the coding sequence ATGGCTGACGCCCCCGTACAGGAAACCTCCGTCCAAGGGCCGGCGGCGAAGAGCGCCATACCGGTCCGCGCCCCTGCGCCCCCCCCGCCGGCGGGTGATGGAGCCGGGGCGGGCGCCCCGGCGCGGGCGCCGGAGGCCGGATGGCATTTTCTCCAACCCCGATGGAGGACCCGCCGGATCGTCTCCATCAGCGTTGCCGCCATCCTGCTCATCCTCATCGCCGCCGGGGTCCGGTATTACCGGCTGAACGCGGGGTTTGTCCGGACCGATAACGCGCAAACGGCGGGCGACGTGGCTCCTGTCAGCGCTCGGATCACGGGCACGGTGAGCAGGGTGGCCGTTTCCGAGAACGACTTCGTCAAAGCCGGCGCCGTGCTCGTGGAGGTCGATCCAACGGATTACCGGCTGGCGCTGGAGCACGCGAGAGCGCAGCTCGCGGCGGCGCGCGCGCAGACCGAGGCAACCCGCATGGCCGTCGCCGCACAGGGCGAACAGTTTCGCGCCGCGGTCGCGAACGCCGAAGCGGGGCTTCAGTTGGCGGAGCCCCATCTCTCGCAGGCGGAGGCACAACTGCGGATGAGCGGGCAGACCTCACCGGCGCAGATCGCCCAGGCCAGGGCCCAGGTCACCACGGCGCAGGCGAACGTCCAAGCGGCGAAGTCGGACCTCGATACCGCCGCGCGCAACTTGGGGCGGGACCGCACCCTCCTCTCGCAGGGTGCGATCTCGGCGCAGCAGCTGGACACCGACGCGGCGACCTACGAATCGGCGAGGGCGCGGTACCAGGCGTCGCAGGATGCGCTCCGCCAGGCGCGCGACGGCCTCCTCGCCGCCCAGGCCTCCCACGAGCAGGTGACGATCGCGAGGCACGACGTGGACGCGAAACGCGGGGAGGTCTCCCAGGCCCGCGCGCAGCTGCAGCAGGCCGCGACGGGGCAGACGCTCGTGCAGCAGCGGGCCCGCGAACTCGCCGTCGCCGAAGCGCAGGCCGGGGA